One stretch of Plasmodium yoelii strain 17X genome assembly, chromosome: 5 DNA includes these proteins:
- a CDS encoding heptatricopeptide repeat-containing protein HPR1, putative, which yields MLISGILFGRGKVKKIYPQNIKRWMCAPFVTCTTNDNIILKRNYEEIKNLKAQELRKLSENCCIKKISDVIIWSEICRNAIKKSDEFKHFDALLLLSCFDKMNLLDKNLYTHFSDVFIKNINNFEPRHLILLINLYCKVNIFPRILFIEVFHAIIRYSSKLYPSEYVDIFECFAKYEIANKDLISTLCKSIVKNINLFDYTDLCSIVGALRSLKINDDVFFYCIDEKQLKELKMSTCQELFDYINKIKLLKYSWELYEKDLIKEFLNRINDFKNGNDINQLHDPFICLNYLISKNIISNNFLLTLSMWCANQVYQYPSRSAKRPLSYQLIKLYQIMKEHNVENFDFIEKAIHKFVISRGGLATNREKITKPVSYQKGRKYIFTPDPLNTYSEDTNKYIDSSNKTENIINKNEQLDYSNMYQENDKDLDIIETESYNDNTNEHIKYNSNILTQKQRLINLSLEKKTENKKETYSNSRHCNFKLRQRPKRIKNQPIPDQK from the coding sequence ATGCTTATATCTGGGATATTGTTCGGGAGGGGAAAAGTCAAAAAAATTTATCCCCAAAATATAAAGCGATGGATGTGTGCACCTTTTGTAACATGTACAacaaatgataatataatattaaaaagaaattatgaggaaataaaaaatttaaaggcACAAGAATTACGCAAATTAAGTGAAAATtgttgtataaaaaaaataagtgaTGTAATTATATGGAGTGAAATATGTAGAAATGCTATTAAAAAAAGTGATGAATTTAAACATTTTGAcgcattattactattatcaTGTTTTGATAAGATGAATTTATTAgacaaaaatttatatacacatttttcaGATGTATTcataaagaatataaataactttGAACCTAgacatttaatattattaataaatttatattgtaaagttaatatatttccacgtattttatttattgaaGTTTTTCATGCAATAATACGTTATTCATCTAAGTTGTATCCAAGTGAATATGTTGATATTTTTGAATGTTTTgcaaaatatgaaatagcaAATAAAGATTTAATAAGTACATTATGTAAATCTatagtaaaaaatatcaacCTTTTTGATTACACAGATTTATGTTCTATTGTTGGGGCATTAAgatcattaaaaataaatgatgatgtatttttttattgtattgacgaaaaacaattaaaagaattaaaaatgtCAACTTGCCAAGAATTAtttgattatataaataaaataaaattattaaaatacaGTTGGGAATTATACGAAAAAGATTTAATAAAAGAATTTTTAAATAGAAtaaatgattttaaaaatggaaatgatATAAATCAATTACATGACccatttatttgtttaaattatttaatttcaaaaaatataatttctaataactttttattaacattaagTATGTGGTGTGCTAATCAAGTTTATCAATATCCATCAAGATCAGCTAAAAGACCTTTATCTTATCaacttataaaattatatcagATTATGAAAGAACATAATGTCGaaaattttgattttatAGAAAAAGCAATTCATAAATTTGTTATTAGCAGAGGAGGTCTTGCTACTAATCGTGAAAAAATAACTAAACCAGTTTCTTATCAAAAGGGaaggaaatatatatttacccCTGATCCATTAAACACGTATTCTGAGGAtacaaacaaatatatagatTCATCTAATAAAACAGAAAAcatcataaataaaaatgaacaattaGACTATTCTAATATGTAtcaagaaaatgataaagattTAGATATAATAGAAACAGAATCATACAATGATAATACAAATgaacatattaaatataattctaATATACTAACACAAAAACAGAGATTGATTAATCTAAGTTTGGAGAAAAAAactgaaaataaaaaagaaacatattCTAATTCTCGACAttgtaattttaaattaCGCCAAAGACCTAAAAGGATAAAAAATCAGCCAATACCAGATCAAAAATAG
- a CDS encoding S-adenosylmethionine decarboxylase/ornithine decarboxylase gives MSNVFEGIEKRVVIKLRKNLFMNGNINSLLDISRDLWEEKLNLIGCNIVSEIKEDINAPLNERSRVYLLSESSLYIYNDMIYIKTCGKTKVLFFIPFLVDILIYKWKKYFVLEKSNLYNESFIQNDTKLEEILDFIQKYFEYSFFTHMNYKNVTKDGYYEQEYPHKSVEDEKVFFKFFLKSMEFVNTPLPMNRNHYIFFSQVNKDATIDTSALNVFPNFCSEMHLFGVKKYSMPNQFHSEYLTYDSLNVLSNHSLNIPKSEESEKIEVCSSSVYSFDSVENSSKYTNNTANTNVTVNVSKDIDNNSINTLYNTVDDQTVILTCSDDKNNNLNESDSKLLLAGENSKNMDKDNTQVFNDDNNNNYIFISNPKVQETYSNTNSVRSNEKSTCSSSSTYTSLLQNDLKEFHPKNNAMDTIEDDGRLLVEEEDISYISNEETIDAKVEQIDNLSNKSILDNNLDKNYDQNEPSLSSFTVACSDLINKNANDEKSEDNTSKNIRIKKIEENLYECINTQNNDKFIYNEFYFVPCGFSCNVANKNNYLCVHYSPEDCVSYVSVELSCVLKSENFMNFIKKQLNFYKAQYLYIINYLYDFNENTLAQKSGDNNKDSNNRFLSVLLSSQNNKNIKSINEVVEVNKKLDNNIIINNGQYYSLCAKKEQSVGFLKIQYCVYEQKNFIRNEEKIKSYNSICFEQSNKNAQNVNTLKSTTLSLQDVNSMYEYSYNFCKENNIHIIDIEDDLNSIDNSSNSNHNNYPISNSSDNVDDIHMKKDSNILKESYETEKRTDPISSFLLDEQKAQNEKSRSSSETNSNITDDDNNEFVLEKKYKKEMMNYYRNNRVEISTFNKMLNENIDTSVFCINLQKILLQYIRFKRNLPRVTPFYAVKSNDDEVVLKFLYGLNCSFDCASIGEINKLITLLPDISTDRIIYANTIKSPASLKYAKEKNINLCTFDNIDELKKICKYHPTCSLLLRINIDFKNYKSYMSSKYGANEFEWEKILKFGKENNMNIIGVSFHVGSNTKNIFDFCQAIKLSREVFDISHRLGFKFRILNMGGGYPEELEYDFAKKNEKKHYCTLNEEELKKYIMSFLNEKSVIKKNYNFYNFEKIALAINMSIDHYFKDMKDQLKIISEPGRYMVASSSTLAAKVIGKRCPTFSPIRLSNLKNAEDNNDDNEVKNEQVANNDNDQQNGDGNIQNKDQGNCTGTIPDVELRTEKESKHLPSEVCTNGEIQTSNVCNTNTDNENVSSFGTTTNGKTVIPGSAFNHEDNSKLGNITNIKKKVVNIHDNRYNYYSYYITDSIYGCFSGIIFDEYSRPPIYIINNNKMDSKKMILDSPLYLTNIFGQSCDGLDMITSSTYLPECNINDWIIYEYTGAYTFVSSSNFNGFQPCKKIYIFPRNKFPFSV, from the coding sequence ttgaatattctTTTTTCACACAcatgaattataaaaatgtaacaaAAGATGGTTATTATGAGCAAGAATATCCTCATAAATCTGTTGAAGATGAaaaagttttttttaaattttttctaaaaagtATGGAATTTGTTAACACACCATTGCCTATGAATAGAAatcattacatttttttttcgcaaGTTAACAAAGATGCAACAATAGATACTTCTGCTTTGAATGTATTCCCCAATTTTTGTTCTGAAATGCACTTATTTGgggttaaaaaatatagtatgCCAAACCAATTCCATAGTGAATATTTAACTTATGATTCCCTTAATGTACTCTCTAACCATTCTTTAAATATTCCAAAATCTGAAGAAAGCGAAAAGATAGAGGTATGTAGCAGTAGTGTATATTCATTTGACTCAGTTGAAAATTCATCAAAATACACAAACAATACTGCAAATACGAATGTTACAGTAAATGTTTCTAAAGATATTGACAATAACTCAATCAATACTTTGTATAATACAGTAGACGACCAAACAGTCATATTAACTTGTTCTGatgacaaaaataataatttaaatgaatctgattcaaaattattattagctggagaaaattcaaaaaatatggataagGATAACACGCAAGTATtcaatgatgataataataataattatatctttatttcaAATCCTAAAGTACAAGAAACTTATAGTAACACTAATAGCGTTAGAAGCAATGAGAAAAGTACATGTAGCAGTAGTAGCACTTATACTTCTTTATTACAAAACGATTTAAAAGAATTCCATCCCAAAAATAACGCTATGGATACAATCGAAGATGATGGTAGACTTTTAGTAGAAGAAGAAGATATTAGTTACATAAGCAATGAAGAAACAATCGATGCAAAAGTTGAGCAAATTGATAACTTATCAAACAAAAGTATATTGGAtaataatttagataaaaattatgatcaaAACGAACCTTCCTTATCATCTTTTACAGTTGCATGTTCTGATttgattaataaaaatgcaaATGACGAAAAAAGCGAAGATAACACATCAAAAAATATCcgtattaaaaaaatcgaaGAAAACTTATATGAATGTATAAATAcacaaaataatgataaatttatatataacgaattttattttgttccaTGCGGATTTTCTTGTAATGttgcaaataaaaataattatttatgtgttCATTATTCGCCTGAAGATTGTGTTTCATATGTATCTGTAGAATTATCTTGCGTATTGAAATCAgaaaattttatgaattttataaaaaaacagcTGAATTTTTATAAGGCacaatatttatacataattaattatttatatgattttaACGAAAATACGTTGGCGCAGAAATCTggagataataataaagatagCAATAATCGATTCCTTTCGGTTTTATTATCCTctcaaaataataagaatataaaaagCATCAATGAAGTAGTAGAAGTAAATAAAAAGTTGGATAAcaacattattataaacaaTGGTCAATATTACAGTTTATGCGCAAAAAAAGAACAATCTGTTGgctttttaaaaattcaatatTGTGTTTATGAACAGAAAAATTTTATTCGAAAcgaagaaaaaattaaatcatACAACTCTATTTGTTTCGAACAATCTAACAAAAATGCACAGAATGTTAACACTTTGAAATCTACAACATTATCTCTACAAGATGTTAACAGTATGTATGAATATAGTTATAATTTTTGCAAAGAAAATAACATTCATATAATTGATATAGAAGATGATTTGAATTCGATAGATAATAGTTCAAACTCaaatcataataattatcCTATAAGCAATTCTAGTGATAACGTTGATGATATTCATATGAAAAAGGACTCGAATATACTAAAAGAAAGTTATGAAACAGAAAAACGAACAGATCCTATATCATCTTTTCTTTTAGATGAACAAAAAGctcaaaatgaaaaaagtaGGTCGAGTTCTGAAACGAATAGCAATATCACAGACGATGATAATAACGAATTtgttttggaaaaaaaatataaaaaagaaatgatGAATTATTATCGTAATAATAGAGTAGAAATATCcacatttaataaaatgctaaatgaaaatattgacACATCAGTATTTTGCattaatttacaaaaaatattattacaatatATTCGATTTAAAAGAAATCTACCAAGAGTTACACCATTTTATGCAGTAAAAAGTAACGATGATGAAGTTgtcttaaaatttttatatggcTTAAATTGTAGTTTTGATTGTGCATCTATTGGtgaaataaacaaattaataaccCTTTTACCAGATATATCAACAGATAGAATAATTTATGCTAATACTATTAAAAGTCCAGCTTCATTAAAATAtgcaaaagaaaaaaatataaacttaTGCACATTTGACAATATTGATgagttgaaaaaaatatgtaaatatcATCCTACTTGCTCATTACTTTTACGtattaatatagattttaaaaattataaatcatATATGTCGTCAAAATATGGTGCAAATGAATTTGAATGGGAAAAAATTCTTAAATTtggaaaagaaaataatatgaatattataGGTGTATCATTTCATGTAGGTagtaatacaaaaaatatattcgatTTTTGTCAAGCTATAAAATTATCGAGAGAAGTTTTTGATATTAGTCATCGCCTTGGGTTTAAATTTAGAATTTTAAATATGGGGGGTGGATATCCTGAAGAATTAGAATATGATTtcgcaaaaaaaaatgaaaaaaaacattattgTACTTTAAATgaagaagaattaaaaaaatatatcatgagctttttaaatgaaaaatcagttattaaaaaaaattataatttttacaattttgaaaaaattgcACTTGCTATTAATATGTCTATAGATCATTATTTTAAAGATATGAAAGATCAATTGAAAATTATTTCTGAGCCTGGTAGATATATGGTTGCTTCTTCATCAACACTAGCTGCCAAAGTTATTGGAAAGCGATGCCCTACTTTTTCCCCTATCAGATTAtccaatttaaaaaatgctgaagataataatgatgataatgaggtaaaaaatgaacaagtGGCTAATAACGACAATGATCAACAAAATGGTGATggaaatatacaaaataaagaCCAAGGAAATTGCACAGGAACTATACCAGATGTAGAATTAAGAACCGAAAAAGAAAGCAAACATTTACCATCTGAAGTATGTACTAATGGAGAGATACAAACAAGCAATGTATGTAATACTAATAcagataatgaaaatgttaGCTCTTTTGGCACAACGACAAATGGAAAAACTGTTATTCCGGGAAGCGCATTTAATCACGAAGATAATTCAAAACTAGgaaatataacaaatattaaaaaaaaagttgttAATATTCATGATAAtagatataattattattcatattatataactGATAGTATTTATGGATGCTTTAGTGGAATTATTTTTGATGAATATAGCAGACCgccaatatatattataaataataacaaaatggactcaaaaaaaatgatattagaTTCCCCTTTgtatttaacaaatatatttggGCAATCATGTGATGGGCTTGATATGATCACTTCATCTACATATTTACCTGAAtgtaatataaatgattggattatatatgaatatacaGGCGCGTATACTTTTGTTAGCTCCTCAAATTTTAATGGATTTCAACCttgcaaaaaaatatacattttcCCTCGAAATAAATTTCCCTTTTCCGTCTGA
- a CDS encoding leucine-rich repeat protein codes for MATYNVLGEITTFDENETIISHQYSRIRKIENIEKCKKLMTLQLISNCIEKIENLENNVELEHLELYENSIKKIENISMLINLKVLDLSFNKIKVIENLDALVNLEELYLSSNKISKIENLENCKNLRLLELGYNKIRKIENIENLKNLEELWLGKNKIEQLELPELPKLKKLSLQHNRLTKWDEKSINNVLSLNELYLSYNKLNEINDKIKELKYLKVLDLAYNEIENILICSELKHLEELWLNNNNIKSLDMIIKLKNNENLKTLYLEKNEIQDNLKDTYRDQIISILPQIQQLDALLVSPTNLVKKK; via the exons ATGGCTACATATAATGTACTTGGGGAAATAACTACGtttgatgaaaatgaaacGATTATTTCTCATCAGTATTCAAGAATTAggaaaatagaaaatatcGAGAAATGCAAAAAACTAATG ACCCTTCAATTAATTTCGAACTGCattgaaaaaattgaaaatttggaaaataaTGTAGAATTGGAACATCTCGAATTATATGAGAAttctattaaaaaaattgaaaacaTATCGAtgctaataaatttaaa AGTCCTAGATCTGTcatttaacaaaattaaagttattgaaaatttagATGCACTAGTAAATTTAGAAGAATTATATTTGTCtagtaataaaatatcaaag ATTGAAAACCTGGAGAACTGCAAAAATCTGAGGCTGCTAGAATTaggatataataaaatacgtaaaattgaaaatatagaaaatttgaaaaatttagAAGAATTATGGCTGGGTAAGAATAAAATAGAACAACTAGAATTACCCGAATTGcctaaattaaaaaaattaagtttACAACATAACAGATTAACAAAATGGGATGAAAAATCTATTAATAATGTTTTATCATTAAATGAGTTATATTTAAGTTATaacaaattaaatgaaataaatgataaaatcaAAGAACTAAAATATCTTAAAGTTTTAGATCTAGCATATAatgaaatagaaaatatattaatatgttcTGAATTAAAACATTTAGAAGAATTGTggttaaataataataatataaaaagtttAGATATGATtatcaaattaaaaaataatgaaaatttaaaaacattgtatttagaaaaaaatgaaatacaagataatttaaaagataCATATAGAGACCAAATTATATCCATTTTACCACAAATACAACAATTGGATGCTCTTTTGGTATCTCCAACAAATTTagtaaaaaagaaataa
- a CDS encoding RNA polymerase II-associated protein 1, putative: MSHNKANDLQDKLRKERVNDFIVNQCKFDIIEKYDESSSDEENDNNHQKEHFKNDDKNMDYTFNLADESPKILNKKTEKENNNILKNCNVSFPPALHRSILNLQKNNKNEKLDLNKIYDNNSSFHSCENSKNNEHENKKNYNFANKTIPNIKYNDNHIKDTNVEKIDLEKKTHNNHHSDYYKNNDTKKYNVIFKMNKNEVAKLQWTNPIEETEIREIKNMKEIKLHEIRFDFSGRLRIQINENLYNEKERKKIFDNFDGLYHHNEEPLNSGYTLPELLFLCQSSYPNQVCIALKIMKHIFINMYLKVSELNNVLLDSNIINNYQIKNKYSYTFTFNRFINYLNNDLNIFSKLLFLFNYYNNKNLQFNCLHAMASYLFPNNTYIIKDQIIFDGTEENKINKFKYSINYEFFSYHDFFSDNIFFDESYNIFFYSTKKGQSYSISDMSLENNNSKTMKNSIEHKDNNISDPNQANNLNNPKDDDITIFINKCKENEIKNEEEKVDKIIIKNTTKKKYEQNDENNIIYDKILCYLKNVNESIDDPSKLLEIHLDIIKSYKINDNEDIEIIKLINNINNILENNFAVVEVENSCVCLLIGLLIKYKHEINILKNKDLVKNLEKICESKIVGSYLYNERIKKECLNTNQKINCSDLNFVYNLITLIRYIIIYNYDKDFLQIFDVLSFLIFYRTLPFSLNIENDQNVENINDNMEKNTITEMRHSYLFISTETLKVFRILLSCNLYKESVEYFHDIINKIHKINIKNDIICKKFLTQVYLYISTYNLTCVDMDLSGLLYISKIIKTLEIQINNVDNYSINKEEKSYEYIHTDNSFSYPNMKEQNKLDFNYLNDLILINQCFNYIYTLFICIRKKCINIEQCIHTEQIYKLMKFIQRIGNTLIRNLSWLLDWYRDDVKRNNDKNEDNIIRNIFNKTKECPFIFSYIIYEQNLDPHFFFVIFIQLLNGILNIILEINYMNEEMQNNDHKIGDNKIGDNKIGDNKIGDNKIGDNKIGDNKIGDNKIGDNNICDDNICDEINSLIDLFSHLNQDVLKLFKIDIFKVENILDSNNVFLPLSYLFYNLYKLFNINIYKEKNVSNMNTNQNKLKNIKACDTILRNENINLIFYSLVFCSSVSLSYYSLKEITKQPNVSINNNINRHTYNYSDQFLSKNNSEMNIKREMGNEEEIKESTLPIYPEDTIPTSFKNIGIDQREIYSNYENEDEYIKDMNVVYVILFLQKYIKKSLSIYNSKKNIFLLLLKNMFRECNKPLNDINKKEEIIINKVLILFLNKNVLNFLVKHMDVSTFFKFFIQIFLVNNHKQIGDYMSEHINIYNYFVSIAELYIFNNISCDVDNLTSGTTFFDEELEYKKSIENIVFSFLQNEIKRKKAMEQNEDILNNFEKNKQNIKSCIQLKRLNISSALSQTVFEKIIESFKLGYFFNPLLLSILFFFSTVSFPQECRNIFFNDYDILKILGKNIFIHFFDNNHYIIYTISTYYGLKQHNYIIDLTKFFPSIFSFIYNSYDNFILHQNLEEYFKNLLSEYSDPSFLHFLFFVKKRIHDKQKGHY; encoded by the coding sequence ATGAGTCATAATAAGGCAAACGATTTACAGGATAAACTTCGAAAAGAACGAGTAAACGATTTTATAGTTAATCAATGCAAATTCGatattatagaaaaatatgatgagAGTTCAagtgatgaagaaaatgacaATAATCATCAAAAAGAACACTTCAAAAATGATGAcaaaaatatggattatACTTTTAATCTCGCTGATGAATCCCCaaaaattttgaataaaaaaacagaaaaagaaaataataatatattaaaaaattgtaatgtAAGTTTCCCCCCAGCTCTTCACAGaagtatattaaatttacaaaaaaataataaaaatgaaaagttagatttgaataaaatatacGATAATAATAGTTCATTCCACAGTTGTGAGAATAGCAAAAATAATGAACATGAAAAcaagaaaaattataattttgccAACAAAACCATTccaaacataaaatataatgataacCATATAAAGGACACAAATGTAGAGAAAATAGacttagaaaaaaaaacacataaTAATCATCACAgtgattattataaaaataatgatacaaaaaaatataacgtaatttttaaaatgaatAAGAATGAAGTAGCGAAATTACAATGGACTAATCCAATAGAAGAGACAGAAATTAGAGAAATCAAAAATatgaaagaaataaaattacatGAAATCAGATTTGATTTTTCAGGTAGACTAAgaatacaaataaatgaaaatctatataatgaaaaagaaagaaaaaaaatatttgataattttgATGGACTTTATCATCATAATGAAGAACCATTAAATAGTGGATATACATTACCtgaacttttatttttatgccAAAGTTCATATCCAAATCAAGTATGTATAgcattaaaaattatgaaacatatatttataaatatgtatttaaaAGTTTCCGAACTAAATAATGTACTTTTAGAtagtaatataattaataattatcaaataaaaaataaatattcttaCACTTTTACATTTAAtagatttataaattatttaaataatgatttaaatatattttcaaaattattatttttatttaattattataataataaaaatttacaatTTAATTGTCTTCATGCTATGGCTAGCTACTTATTTCCAAATAACACATACATAATAAAAGATCAAATCATATTTGACGGAACAGAAGaaaacaaaattaacaaatttaaatattctataaattatgaatttTTCTCATATCATGATTTTTTTAGtgataacatttttttcgatgaaagttataatatatttttttattcaacCAAAAAAGGACAGAGTTATTCTATTTCAGATATGTccttagaaaataataattcaaaaaCTATGAAAAATTCGATAGAGCATAAAGACAATAATATATCTGACCCAAATCAAGCAAATAATCTTAACAATCCAAAAGATGATgatattacaatttttataaataaatgtaaagaaaatgaaataaaaaatgaagaagaaaaagtagataaaataattataaaaaatacaacgaaaaaaaaatatgaacaaaatgatgaaaataatataatttatgataAAATTCTTTGCTAccttaaaaatgttaatgaAAGTATTGATGATCCAAGTAAATTATTAGAAATCCATttagatataataaaatcatataaaataaatgataatgaagatatcgaaattataaaacttataaacaatataaataatattttggaaaataattttgcTGTTGTCGAAGTAGAAAATAGTTGTGTGTGTCTTTTAATAGggttattaattaaatataaacatgaaataaatatattaaaaaataaagatctTGTAAAAAATTTAGAGAAAATATGCGAATCAAAAATTGTAGGTAGCTATTTATACAAtgaaagaataaaaaaagaatgcCTAAatacaaatcaaaaaattaACTGTTCTGATcttaattttgtttataatttaattactttaataagatatataattatatataactatgATAAAGATTTTTTGCAAATTTTCGATGtcttatcatttttaattttttatagaaCTTTGCCATTTAGTTTGAATATTGAAAATGATCAAAATGTTGAAAAcataaatgataatatggAAAAAAACACAATCACTGAAATGAGACattcttatttatttatttccacTGAAACGTTAAAAGTATTTagaattttattatcttgtaatttatataaagaatCTGTTGAATATTTTCatgatattattaataaaattcataaaataaatataaaaaatgatataatttGTAAAAAGTTTCTAACTcaagtatatttatatatttctactTATAACTTGACATGTGTTGATATGGATTTATCAGgacttttatatatttctaaaattattaaaacgTTAGAAATTCAAATTAATAATGTAGATAATTATAGTATAAACAAAGAAGAAAAATCttatgaatatatacatacagaTAATTCTTTTTCTTACCCTAATATGaaagaacaaaataaattagactttaactatttaaatgatttgatattaataaatcaatgctttaattatatatatactctATTTATCtgtattagaaaaaaatgtataaatatagaaCAATGTATACATACTGAGCAAATATACAAACTTATGAAATTTATTCAACGAATTGGAAATACACTTATACGAAACCTTAGTTGGTTGTTAGATTGGTATAGAGATGATGTAAAAAGGAATAATGACAAAAATGAAGACAACATaattagaaatatatttaacaaaaCAAAGGAGTGTCCTTTTATATTCAGTTACATtatttatgaacaaaatttggatcctcattttttttttgtcatatTTATACAACTGTTAAATGGTATTTTGAACATAATTCTTGagataaattatatgaacgAAGAAATGCAAAATAATGATCATAAAATTGGTGACAATAAAATTGGTGACAATAAAATTGGTGACAATAAAATTGGTGACAATAAAATTGGTGACAATAAAATTGGTGACAATAAAATTGGTGACAATAAAATTGGTGACAATAATATTTGTGACGATAATATTTGTGACGAAATAAACTCGCTTATTGATTTATTTTCTCACTTAAATCAAGATGTATTAAAACTTTTTAAAATAGATATATTCAAagttgaaaatattttagattCGAACAATGTGTTTTTACCCctatcatatttgttttacaatttatacaaactttttaatataaatatttataaggaaaaaaatgtttCGAATATGAATACTAATCAAAATAAacttaaaaatatcaaagCATGTGACACTATTTTAAggaatgaaaatataaatcttattttttattcgcTTGTATTTTGTTCTTCAGTTTCTCTTAGTTACTATTCTTTGAAAGAAATCACGAAGCAACCAAATGTTTcaataaataacaatataaatagaCACACATATAATTATTCGGATCAATTTTTATCGAAAAATAATTCtgaaatgaatataaaaaggGAAATGGGAAACGAAGAAGAGATAAAAGAATCTACGTTGCCTATCTATCCAGAGGATACTATTCCAActtcttttaaaaatataggcATAGATCAAAGGgaaatatattcaaattatGAGAACGAAGATGAATACATAAAAGATATGAATGTAGTATATGTTATcctatttttacaaaaatatataaaaaaaagtttatcaatatataatagcaaaaaaaatatatttttattgttactaaaaaatatgtttagaGAATGTAATAAACcattaaatgatataaacaaaaaagaagaaataataattaacaaagtactaattttatttttgaataaaaatgttttaaattttttagtaAAACATATGGATGtatctacattttttaaatttttcattCAAATATTTCTTGTTAATAACCATAAACAAATTGGAGACTATATGAGTGagcacataaatatatataactattttgtATCTATAGcagaattatatatatttaataatatatcttgTGATGTTGATAATTTAACGAGTGGAACTACATTTTTTGATGAAGAATTGGAATATAAAAAGAGCATagaaaatattgttttttcttttctccagaatgaaataaaaaggaaaaaagcAATGgaacaaaatgaagatatattaaataatttcgaaaaaaataaacaaaatatcaAATCATGTATTCAACTAAAGCGCCTAAATATTAGCTCTGCTCTTTCACAAACTGTTTTTGAAAAAATCATCGAATCTTTTAAATTaggatatttttttaacccATTACttttatcaatattattttttttttctactgTATCCTTTCCACAAGAATgcagaaatatattttttaatgattatgatatattaaaaattttagggaaaaatatatttattcatttttttgataataaccattatataatatatacaatatccACATATTATGGATTGAAAcaacataattatattatcgatttaacaaaatttttCCCTTcgattttttcatttatatataattcttatgataattttattttacaccAAAACTTGGaagaatattttaaaaatttactGTCAGAATATTCCGATCCAAGTTTCTtacattttctattttttgttaaaaaacgAATTCACGACAAACAAAAGGGTCACTATTAA